A region of Toxorhynchites rutilus septentrionalis strain SRP chromosome 1, ASM2978413v1, whole genome shotgun sequence DNA encodes the following proteins:
- the LOC129763206 gene encoding putative mediator of RNA polymerase II transcription subunit 26 isoform X3, translated as MFSCLWQLWDWIDPPTFTTMDSKKLQQLQQANSHLAPIPQTKPPAFQQQNNDYRPTRSPVFQNHPQYQSFASNFAQINYPHQIRPQQPQQQQQQQQHLSAHSSPKSNSNSLYLSEYSSSSHVGPAQHHHTIGSHYHFDQIYQTSSPSSGSGERERLYQTAPRPTQHTHATQQQQQQQQQQQQQQQQHQQPLTKLELQFQQLQREKIQAQIKTATEALAHQQQTFALRQQLNPPVPNYHLKQNLLQNLSQQHQQQIQHHQQQQQQQQHLNRNAPPSSLNLTSHFQPAQGPMKMTNQNVHDYGATATNQHSINETLYQAAQQQQKHNHTKPPNNLQSPAPSQIIIQQNNPGQVVNQACQTQISGVKNQTQNQKSPNSDSLSSPYHDGLERRKSGPVHTLKSPVTKRPQNAPITMSGWLYKQGSDGLKVWRRRWFVLSEYILYYYKSQEEEKLLGTVLLPSYKISACFPEDKVYRKFAFKCEHTNMRTFVFAAETAESMTAWVRLLTLATMMQGSSESENSPPSNNARSGDNSDSGIQTYQSQVCKSGTVQAPVTPASDNGGGSQPLYANAPPKPRRANDGGYSSPSPEHIPERYDQEQPHLRPTETIYGVKTPEMMNNPNLLQAQSPLIKRGLNDQLVYDPTMHPNPQQGGPSYNDSIYGNAKRIERDLYIQKLIQQQQLQQQQLQQQQLQQLHQHKQQQQQQQLAMTQTPQHQQPQQQPRVLSTNPFAMYPNTDRRTPDTYGPPRATLEKHMSDYEDIYNLTVLSKSLPPTQKISSAGGCEDVAGSAAYRRPMSPLRNEGGQNSAMPMRYTPNYLESSPAQQQHVQMRARPVQSTIPRPHSADFLDYEARNPTKTKLKEEPARAPRPKSSLDINRTPDNYYYSEASYAEKMRMQSASYLQRTNPGGISGKMRGDETQGNNSSTVPRDAYYSGRMDYGDEVHQGSASVPRTQRMTVSQLKKHPSQQEQFLRSASARLPRKEDDPSVRDGERKREESMKRLLEWKQRMLQSPLTRKISQQQQQQQFGMASPGSTGNPFLAKPSHIGVDANMYMEQDKQPPNQQQPQRSESKSNLEYNSYSSDDEDGTEITPAGRSSQENVSAFASAELESGETVPAAEVSDLAPKELLGENDTVDNSSHSSFPVLPDDDSNIYENNSIAVMSPNKNVEPLANSTFKERMLPLEPDSKYVPVYDHNAILKAPSAQSPEKINDKSEAMTNLPDRRITLADDDDNDPDNEEASFEYTDEDLDEALQADTSEEVEKSRREEDMQLLDVSSDNQSFYMPMAPKKPILNSDASDLKLTAMDILNSIQKGTTAVSGYQDENTYIEMTNGLSGKCVFGDDLRSTYEMIMVQSSSPPKVDQEPLYMELSQLRSNSLEKKEKQPDGMESATSTLKKKHSERSTLTKKHSKRNDLPDILKSNSSYLKNDDSSDGDDEPVKDAEKIKIKAARSRFSLSDTFRPASYYLGASTGTPMGDCMDSSDSEIVSPPPIPTTALPLDEHNSDEIFLSENFDTVKRRGDNNNKGSKPNSRCSMLSASDHRQPSQTSLSGSIDNKSQSGKNHYDSNRSSLQSNLYLGSCYNMERYDNGSNTSSDYDLYKRMKADTSGDDVSRRTSTSLSETESIELRRSSSKMDLHNRLKRRPISEDSLNEIRALGSFAIDETISNASFDQYLGNLENVYVNSEKDSSSCRMSWINDSLTNLPALDEYKNGHDNNIYYENVEIQSRCKSTTGNRTDDDSKAFYDSLEDVASSHEKITLSPLKERNLSIHDARCESEDLMAAGRSNLNIEIVDSVTTMSSMDLDQRSSCTVFDLTQTTTPAHSRGNSNLSDSAPYYYSDLQSRDSSLSDISKLTDMSRIKYPLKLNNQRDVGVKKTGISHIHNPISHVKAANILTAAEKDHEIDQRNIYESDRMIDKNVNKMLEVSLSSGGKNYYANKMTNNRPPSQLEETARISGEVSSSTSILASILKSSNSASSNQVLAALSNQSASSKSSLNIATDMSASGDQLWEEDNLWRDNLRRASHMHAKSMESLDHLGAASSSIQSKISTLNRKHLQRQMGKAITRDVTYVNDELLTKTQLSKKQKHPNDDNDVYVELANTVKVTDSATSDAHSDVYEVLRDETKYDIDRENIRQWDLMSSGLVNSANKCLESSEERDLYRNQSNKEKSTSRESTLKKRRKSSLGMDGSFQSVKGIVTSAPKPGTLICPTGSIEAASSTNIVDSNEYTPSPGSSHVFATSSDAHVHKKHSNTTH; from the exons ATGTTTAGCTGTCTTTGGCAATTATGGGATTG GATCGATCCACCCACGTTCACCACAATGGACAGCAAGAAGCTTCAGCAGCTGCAGCAGGCCAACTCACATCTAGCACCAATTCCGCAAACGAAGCCTCCAGCATTTCAGCAGCAAAACAACGACTATCGACCTACACGGTCGCCAGTGTTTCAAAATCATCCACAGTATCAAAGCTTTGCATCAAATTTTGCGCAGATCAACTATCCGCATCAAATACGACCTCAAcagccgcagcagcagcagcagcaacagcagcatctAAGCGCACACAGTAGCCCTAAATCGAATAGCAACAGTTTGTACCTTAGCGAATACTCTAGTTCGAGCCATGTCGGACCAGCGCAACATCATCACACAATCGGAAGTCATTACCATTTTGATCAAATCTACCAAACGAGTTCGCCCTCGAGTGGTAGCGGCGAGAGGGAGCGGCTATACCAAACGGCCCCCAGACCGACACAGCATACACACGCaactcaacagcagcagcagcaacagcagcagcagcagcagcaacagcagcagcatcagcagccgCTCACCAAGTTGGAATTGCAATTCCAACAATTACAGCGGGAAAAAATCCAAGCACAAATTAAAACAGCTACCGAAGCCCTGGCACACCAACAGCAAACATTTGCCCTTCGACAGCAGCTCAATCCACCTGTTCCGAATTATCATCTGAAGCAAAATTTACTTCAAAATCTTTCCCAGCAACATCAGCAGCAAATACAAcaccatcaacagcagcagcaacaacaacagcatcTGAATCGGAATGCGCCACCTTCGAGCCTAAATCTTACCAGCCATTTTCAACCGGCGCAAGGTCCAATGAAAATGACCAACCAAAACGTTCACGATTACGGTGCAACCGCCACAAATCAGCATTCCATCAATGAAACCCTCTACCAAGCCgctcagcagcagcagaagcacAATCATACCAAACCCCCAAACAATCTCCAATCGCCTGCCCCTAGCCAAATCATCATCCAGCAAAACAACCCGGGTCAGGTGGTCAACCAAGCATGCCAGACGCAAATTAGTGGAGTAAAAAATCAAACTCAGAACCAAAAATCTCCCAATTCGGACTCGCTCTCGTCACCATATCACGACGGATTGGAACGACGGAAAAGTGGTCCTGTGCACACCCTGAAATCACCCGTCACAAAACGACCCCAGAACGCACCCATCACGATGTCCGGCTGGTTGTACAAACAGGGCTCCGATGGGCTGAAGGTGTGGCGCAGACGGTGGTTTGTCCTGTCTGAATACATTCTCTATTACTACAAAAGTCAGGAAGAGGAGAAACTGCTGGGAACGGTCCTACTGCCATCGTACAAAATTTCAGCCTGTTTCCCGGAGGATAAAGTGTACCGCAAGTTTGCCTTCAAATGTGAACACACCAACATGCGTACCTTTGTCTTCGCTGCCGAGACGGCCGAGTCGATGACCGCTTGGGTGCGATTGTTGACGCTGGCCACTATGATGCAAGGGAGCAGCGAATCGGAAAACAGTCCTCCATCGAACAATGCACGGAGCGGGGACAACAGCGATTCCGGCATACAAACCTACCAATCGCAGGTATGCAAGTCCGGTACGGTTCAAGCTCCGGTGACGCCAGCTTCCGACAATGGCGGAGGATCACAACCGCTGTATGCAAATGCTCCACCAAAGCCGAGGAGAGCGAATGACGGTGGTTATTCGTCGCCTAGTCCTGAACACATACCGGAGAGATATGACCAGGAACAGCCACATTTGAGACCAACCGAAACTATCTATGGGGTGAAAACTCCCGAGATGATGAACAATCCGAATCTTCTGCAGGCACAATCACCTCTCATCAAACGAGGACTTAACGATCAACTAGTGTATGATCCCACAATGCATCCCAATCCCCAACAGGGAGGTCCTAGTTATAACGATTCGATATACGGTAACGCCAAGCGTATAGAGCGAGATTTGTACATACAGAAATTAATCCAGCAGCAGCaactacaacaacaacaactccaGCAACAGCAATTGCAGCAACTTCACCAGCataagcaacaacaacaacaacagcaactgGCAATGACGCAAACGCCCCAACACCAACAGCCGCAGCAACAGCCCCGTGTTTTGTCCACCAACCCATTCGCAATGTATCCGAATACCGACCGACGGACTCCGGATACGTACGGTCCACCGCGGGCCACCCTGGAGAAACATATGTCCGATTATGAGGATATCTACAACCTGACTGTGCTTTCGAAATCCCTGCCGCCAACGCAGAAGATCAGCAGCGCCGGTGGATGTGAGGATGTGGCAGGTTCTGCGGCCTATCGTCGGCCGATGAGTCCACTGCGTAACGAAGGCGGCCAAAACTCGGCGATGCCGATGCGCTACACGCCCAACTATCTGGAA AGTTCGCCCGCACAGCAACAGCACGTGCAAATGCGTGCCCGACCCGTGCAGTCGACCATTCCGCGACCCCATTCGGCCGACTTTCTCGACTACGAAGCCCGCAACCCTACCAAAACAAAGCTCAAGGAAGAGCCGGCTCGGGCGCCGCGACCCAAATCAAGCCTGGACATCAATCGTACCCCGGACAATTACTACTACTCGGAAGCGAGCTACGCTGAGAAAATGCGAATGCAGAGTGCGTCCTATCTTCAGCGTACCAATCCCGGTGGGATATCTGGAAAGATGAGAGGTGATGAGACACAAG GAAACAACTCCAGCACAGTCCCCCGGGATGCGTACTACTCTGGTCGGATGGATTACGGAGACGAGGTGCATCAAGGATCGGCTAGTGTTCCCCGTACCCAACGGATGACCGTGAGTCAGCTGAAGAAACATCCCTCCCAGCAGGAACAATTTCTACGCTCGGCAAGCGCTCGACTCCCTCGCAAAGAGGACGATCCTTCGGTAAGGGATGGCGAGAGGAAGCGTGAAGAATCGATGAAGCGACTGCTGGAATGGAAGCAACGAATGTTGCAGTCTCCGCTAACTCGCAAAATAtctcagcaacaacaacaacagcagtttGGAATGGCCTCGCCTGGTTCGACCGGGAACCCTTTCCTAGCGAAACCTAGCCATATAGGAGTAGACGCCAACATGTACATGGAGCAGGATAAGCAACCGCCGAACCAACAGCAACCACAGCGATCTGAGAGCAAATCTAATCTAGAGTACAATAGCTATTCGTCTGATGATGAAG ATGGAACAGAAATTACGCCGGCAGGAAGGTCATCCCAAGAAAATGTTTCCGCTTTCGCGAGTGCAGAACTAGAAAGTGGTGAAACTGTACCCGCGGCTGAGGTGTCCGATTTAGCCCCTAAAGAACTCCTCGGCGAGAACGACACGGTCGATAACTCCTCGCACTCGTCGTTTCCGGTACTTCCGGACGATGACTCAAATATCTACGAGAACAATTCGATCGCGGTAATGTCTCCCAACAAGAATGTCGAACCTTTGGCGAACAGTACTTTTAAGGAGCGCATGCTTCCACTCGAACCAGACTCGAAGTACGTTCCGGTTTATGACCACAACGCAATACTGAAGGCACCCTCCGCCCAAAGTCCGGAAAAAATCAATGACAAGAGTGAAGCAATGACAAATCTACCGGACCGACGAATTACTCTGGCCGACGACGATGACAATGACCCTGACAACGAGGAAGCGTCTTTTGAGTATACCGACGAGGACTTGGACGAAGCGCTGCAAGCGGATACCTCCGAAGAGGTTGAGAAAAGTCGACGTGAAGAAGATATGCAACTGCTTGACGTTAGCAGTGACAATCAGTCGTTTTATATGCCAATGGCTCCCAAAAAACCGATCCTGAACAGCGATGCTTCCGACCTGAAGTTGACCGCGATGGATATTTTGAACTCGATACAGAAAGGTACCACTGCGGTAAGTGGCTATCAGGACGAGAACACTTACATAGAGATGACCAACGGGTTGAGTGGGAAGTGTGTCTTTGGTGATGATTTGAGATCCACCTATGAAATGATCATGGTTCAGTCCAGCAGTCCTCCGAAGGTGGATCAAGAACCGCTGTATATGGAACTATCGCAGCTCCGTAGCAACAGTCTGGAGAAGAAAGAGAAACAGCCTGATGGGATGGAATCCGCCACAAGTACGTTGAAGAAGAAGCATTCCGAGAGAAGTACACTCACCAAAAAGCACAGCAAACGTAACGATCTTCCGGATATACTGAAATCCAATTCTAGTTATCTGAAAAATGACGATAGCTCGGATGGTGACGATGAGCCGGTGAAGGATGCGGAGAAGATCAAAATCAAAGCGGCTCGATCTAGATTCAGTCTGTCGGACACATTTCGACCGGCATCGTATTATTTAGGTGCGAGCACCGGTACACCTATGGGCGATTGCATGGACAGTTCGGACAGTGAGATAGTCTCACCGCCACCGATCCCTACCACTGCGCTACCTCTGGATGAGCACAATAGTGATGAGATATTTTTGTCGGAGAATTTTGACACGGTTAAACGACGCggcgacaacaacaacaagggTTCCAAACCAAACTCGCGCTGCTCAATGCTCAGCGCATCCGATCATCGTCAGCCAAGCCAGACTAGCCTCTCCGGATCGATCGATAACAAGTCCCAGTCGGGGAAGAATCACTACGACTCGAATCGGTCCAGTTTGCAGAGTAACCTTTATCTGGGTAGTTGCTACAATATGGAACGTTACGATAATGGGTCGAACACGTCGTCCGATTATGATTTGTACAAGAGAATGAAGGCGGATACTTCGGGGGATGATGTGAGTCGTAGGACTTCCACATCGTTATCGGAGACTGAATCGATCGAGTTGAGGCGGAGCAGCTCAAAAATGGATCTGCACAATCGATTGAAGCGGAGACCCATTTCCGAGGATTCGTTGAATGAGATTCGAGCGCTTGGAAGTTTCGCTATTGACGAGACCATCTCGAATGCTAGCTTCGATCAGTATTTGGGCAACTTGGAGAATGTGTACGTCAACTCGGAGAAGGACAGCAGCTCGTGCAGAATGAGTTGGATCAATGATAGCTTGACGAATCTTCCGGCGCTTGATGAGTACAAGAATGGTCACGATAATAATATTTATTATGAAAATGTCGAGATTCAATCGCGCTGCAAGTCGACTACGGGCAATCGGACGGACGATGATTCGAAGGCGTTCTACGATTCACTGGAAGACGTTGCGTCCTCGCATGAAAAGATCACTTTATCACCGTTGAAGGAAAGAAATCTTTCGATCCACGATGCACGGTGCGAATCCGAGGATCTGATGGCAGCCGGCAGAAGTAATCTCAACATTGAGATAGTGGATTCGGTGACAAcgatgtcatcgatggatttgGACCAGAGAAGTTCCTGCACGGTGTTTGATCTGACGCAGACCACCACTCCGGCGCACAGCAGGGGTAATAGTAATCTTTCCGATTCAGCTCCATATTATTATTCGGACTTACAGAGTCGAGATTCCTCACTGTCAGATATTAGTAAATTGACCGATATGAGCAGAATTAAGTATCCGTTGAAGCTGAACAATCAACGGGATGTTGGGGTGAAGAAAACGGGTATTTCACATATCCATAATCCAATCAGTCATGTGAAGGCGGCCAATATTCTTACGGCGGCGGAAAAGGATCATGAGATAGATCAGCGAAATATCTATGAATCGGATCGAATGATCGATAAGAATGTCAATAAAATGTTGGAGGTGTCTCTCTCGAGTGGAGGTAAAAACTATTACGCGAACAAAATGACGAACAATAGGCCGCCTAGCCAGCTCGAGGAAACGGCTCGAATTAGCGGGGAGGTTAGTTCTTCCACGTCGATTTTAGCATCGATCTTGAAGTCAAGCAATAGTGCGAGTAGCAACCAAGTGTTGGCTGCGCTGAGTAATCAAAGTGCATCGTCCAAGAGTAGTTTGAATATTGCCACCGATATGTCTGCCAGTGGCGATCAGTTATGGGAGGAAGACAACTTGTGGCGCGATAATCTCCGTAGGGCTTCTCACATGCACGCGAAGTCGATGGAAAGTTTGGATCATTTGGGGGCGGCAAGTTCGTCGATACAGTCTAAGATATcgacgttgaacagaaagcaTTTGCAGCGACAGATGGGCAAAGCAATCACACGTGACGTGACGTACGTAAATGACGAGCTCTTGACAAAGACACAACTTTCGAAGAAACAAAAACATCCAAACGATGATAATGACGTTTATGTAGAGTTAGCAAACACCGTGAAAGTGACCGACTCGGCCACATCCGACGCTCACTCGGATGTGTACGAAGTGCTTCGAGATGAGACAAAATACGACATTGACAGGGAAAACATTCGACAGTGGGATCTAATGTCTAGTGGACTGGTTAATAGTGCAAACAAATGTCTGGAATCGTCGGAGGAAAGAGACCTATATCGGAATCAATCAAACAAAGAGAAAAGTACTAGTCGGGAGAGTACGCTGAAGAAAAGGAGGAAGAGTTCTTTGGGGATGGATGGGTCATTTCAGTCCGTCAAGGGTATAGTCACTAGTGCACCTAAACCTGGCACGTTGATCTGCCCCACTGGTAGTATTGAAGCTGCTAGTTCCACCAACATCGTCGATAGCAATGAATATACGCCAAGTCCTGGGTCCAGCCATGTCTTTGCCACGTCGTCGGATGCACACGTTCACAAAAAGCACAGTAACACGACACACTAA